One stretch of Hevea brasiliensis isolate MT/VB/25A 57/8 chromosome 12, ASM3005281v1, whole genome shotgun sequence DNA includes these proteins:
- the LOC110655928 gene encoding protein BRASSINAZOLE-RESISTANT 1, with the protein MNPCSPENDVRPTSTSAAPRRKPSWRERENNRRRERRRRAIAAKIFSGLRAQGNYNLPKHYDNNEVLKALCIEAGWVVEDDGTTYRKGCKPPPIDIVGTSARITPYSSQNPSPLSSSFPSPILSYQVSPSSSSFPSPSRVENNASSNLLPFLQNAIPSSLPSLRSSNSAPVTPPLSSPTSKNPKPIPNWEFIAEQSMASLNYPFYTASAPVSPTHRQFHAPATIPECDESDTSTVESGQWISFQKFAPSVAAMPTSPTYNLVKPVAEQILSSNVIKENGKCMEFEFGSGQVKPWEGERIHEVGLDDLELTLGNGKARS; encoded by the exons ATGAACCCGTGTTCACCGGAAAATGACGTCAGACCGACTTCGACGTCAGCGGCTCCGAGGAGGAAACCTTCGTGGAGAGAGCGAGAGAATAATAGAAGGAGGGAGAGGAGGAGAAGAGCCATAGCTGCTAAGATTTTTTCAGGGTTAAGAGCTCAAGGGAATTACAATTTGCCCAAACACTACGATAATAATGAGGTCTTGAAGGCTTTGTGCATCGAGGCTGGTTGGGTCGTTGAAGATGATGGCACCACCTACCGAAAG GGATGCAAGCCACCCCCAATTGATATTGTAGGCACCTCTGCGAGAATTACTCCGTACTCTTCACAAAATCCAAGTCCATTATCTTCATCATTCCCTAGTCCAATTCTTTCCTACCAAGTTAGTCCCTCTTCCTCTTCGTTCCCTAGCCCGTCTCGAGTTGAGAATAATGCTTCATCTAATCTCCTTCCCTTCCTCCAAAATGCGATTCCCTCGTCTCTCCCTTCTCTCCGAAGCTCCAACAGTGCACCTGTAACTCCACCACTCTCATCTCCAACCTCAAAAAATCCCAAGCCAATTCCCAACTGGGAGTTCATTGCTGAACAATCCATGGCCTCGTTAAATTACCCTTTCTATACTGCATCTGCCCCTGTTAGCCCAACTCACCGTCAATTTCATGCGCCAGCCACCATACCTGAATGTGATGAGTCTGATACATCCACTGTTGAGTCTGGTCAATGGATAAGCTTTCAAAAATTTGCACCTTCTGTGGCTGCAATGCCAACCTCTCCAACCTATAATCTTGTGAAACCTGTGGCTGAGCAAATTTTGTCGAGCAATGTGATCAAAGAGAATGGCAAGTGTATGGAGTTTGAGTTTGGGAGTGGACAAGTGAAGCCATGGGAAGGAGAAAGGATTCATGAGGTGGGATTGGATGATCTAGAGCTCACACTTGGAAATGGAAAGGCTCGGAGTTAG